From the genome of Geobacter sp. SVR, one region includes:
- a CDS encoding AtpZ/AtpI family protein — MNRDKKDIFRSLALVSSMGISVVLAIGIGVWFGLTLDRWLGTKPWFFYIFLFIGIAAGFKNIYVIAGREIRRNDDGDK, encoded by the coding sequence ATGAACCGTGATAAAAAGGATATCTTCCGCAGCTTGGCGCTGGTATCCAGTATGGGGATATCGGTTGTACTCGCGATCGGCATCGGCGTCTGGTTCGGTCTGACTCTGGACCGTTGGCTTGGGACAAAACCCTGGTTCTTTTATATCTTTCTTTTTATCGGAATCGCGGCCGGCTTCAAAAACATCTACGTAATAGCCGGCAGGGAGATCCGCAGGAATGATGACGGCGATAAATGA
- a CDS encoding ATP synthase subunit I: protein MMTAINEENLFAVILKGSVGLLLVLTIGGFVFFSVKTGLGILTGGIIALVNFVWMRNVLQRILGLLPSRPGLYAQLRFVARIVVTGLILYFLIVSGWVSLAGLLTGLSVIVANIIALSIYRAVRTGG from the coding sequence ATGATGACGGCGATAAATGAGGAAAACCTCTTCGCGGTCATCCTCAAAGGAAGCGTTGGCCTCCTTCTGGTTCTGACCATCGGTGGATTCGTTTTCTTTTCCGTAAAAACCGGCTTGGGTATTCTGACGGGCGGGATAATTGCCCTGGTCAACTTCGTCTGGATGCGCAACGTTCTTCAGCGCATCCTGGGACTGCTGCCCTCCAGACCGGGCCTCTATGCCCAACTGAGGTTTGTCGCCCGTATTGTAGTTACCGGACTGATACTCTATTTTCTGATCGTGTCGGGCTGGGTTTCTTTGGCTGGACTTCTGACAGGATTGTCGGTCATCGTCGCAAACATCATCGCACTTTCAATATATCGTGCCGTGCGCACAGGAGGTTAG
- the nuoD gene encoding NADH dehydrogenase (quinone) subunit D, producing the protein MATTEKMTLNMGPQHPSTHGVLRLVLELDGEVITKVTPDIGYLHRGVEKLSENRTYHQVLPLTDRLDYLAPMSNNLGYILAVEKLLDIQVPERAQTIRVIMAEMTRLKSHLVWLACHALDIGAMTVFLYCFREREVVMETYELISGARMTSNFFRAGGLSMDVPPEFEAKVRAFVNEMPANLDTYEGLLTTNPIWLKRTVGNGVISAENAIDIGLTGPALRGSGVDWDMRRDNSYSGYETYQFKVPVGQNCDTFDRYKVRLVEMRESCKIIQQALDRLKPGPVLADCPHVCYPPKENVYNSIEGLIHHFKIASEGYPVPEGEVYQGIEAPKGELGYYIVSEGGNRPYRLRIRPPSFVNLQALEQMSTGAMVADLVAVIGTLDIVLGEIDR; encoded by the coding sequence ATGGCTACTACGGAAAAAATGACATTGAACATGGGCCCGCAGCATCCCAGTACCCACGGGGTTCTGAGGCTGGTACTCGAGCTGGATGGCGAGGTGATCACCAAGGTAACCCCTGATATCGGTTACCTGCACCGTGGCGTGGAAAAACTGTCGGAAAACCGGACCTATCATCAGGTTCTGCCGCTGACCGACCGCCTGGACTACCTGGCACCCATGAGCAACAACCTCGGATACATTCTGGCAGTGGAAAAACTGCTTGATATCCAGGTGCCCGAACGTGCTCAGACAATCCGGGTGATCATGGCCGAAATGACACGTCTCAAGTCGCATCTGGTCTGGCTGGCCTGCCACGCCCTCGATATCGGCGCCATGACGGTCTTTCTCTACTGTTTCCGCGAGCGCGAAGTTGTCATGGAGACCTACGAGCTGATCTCCGGGGCTCGCATGACCTCCAACTTCTTCCGCGCCGGTGGGCTTTCCATGGATGTTCCGCCGGAATTCGAGGCCAAGGTGCGCGCGTTTGTCAACGAAATGCCGGCGAACCTCGATACCTACGAAGGCCTGCTGACTACCAACCCCATCTGGCTGAAGCGTACCGTGGGTAATGGCGTCATTTCCGCCGAGAACGCAATTGATATCGGCCTTACCGGTCCCGCACTGAGGGGTTCCGGCGTTGACTGGGATATGCGCCGCGACAACTCCTACAGTGGTTACGAAACCTACCAGTTCAAGGTGCCGGTTGGCCAGAACTGTGACACTTTTGACCGTTACAAGGTGCGTCTGGTTGAAATGCGCGAATCCTGCAAGATCATCCAGCAGGCCCTCGACCGTCTCAAGCCCGGTCCCGTGCTGGCTGACTGCCCCCACGTGTGCTATCCGCCCAAGGAAAATGTCTACAACAGCATCGAAGGCCTGATCCACCACTTCAAGATCGCTTCTGAAGGGTATCCGGTGCCGGAAGGAGAGGTCTACCAGGGAATTGAGGCTCCCAAGGGCGAACTCGGCTACTACATCGTCAGCGAAGGTGGCAACAGACCGTACCGCCTGAGAATCCGTCCACCTTCATTCGTAAATCTTCAGGCGCTGGAGCAGATGTCTACCGGAGCCATGGTTGCAGACTTGGTGGCCGTGATTGGTACCCTGGACATCGTTCTGGGCGAAATCGACAGATAA
- a CDS encoding NADH-quinone oxidoreductase subunit A — translation MLGAYLPILLLVIVAISFGLVSLVMSSIIGPKKFSAIKQAPYECGCEPVGTARERFSIKFYLIAMLFILFDIEAVFLYPWAILYKKLGVFGLVEMGLFIVILFVGYIYVWKKGALEWE, via the coding sequence ATGCTTGGTGCCTATTTACCCATACTTCTGCTTGTGATCGTGGCGATATCTTTCGGGCTTGTCTCGTTGGTCATGTCGTCGATCATCGGACCGAAGAAGTTTTCTGCCATTAAGCAAGCTCCATACGAGTGCGGATGCGAGCCGGTGGGAACGGCGCGGGAGCGCTTCTCGATCAAGTTCTACCTGATTGCGATGCTTTTCATTCTGTTCGACATTGAGGCTGTGTTTCTCTATCCCTGGGCGATTCTTTACAAGAAGCTCGGTGTGTTCGGCTTGGTAGAGATGGGTCTCTTTATTGTCATTCTCTTTGTCGGTTATATTTATGTCTGGAAAAAAGGAGCACTGGAATGGGAGTAG
- a CDS encoding NAD(P)H-dependent oxidoreductase subunit E produces MSDAVAQQTEQQEPEIDLSIADAVIDKYIDIPGNLMPVLQGVQDEYGYIPHVVADHIAERLNVYPSQIYGVLTFYAQFHLKPRGRFIIRVCVGTACHVSGAPRIVETFFDKLGIGHAETTPDLRYTFEKVACLGACGMAPLAMVNDDTFGKMTVQKVDEIIAEYNQRPMK; encoded by the coding sequence ATGAGTGACGCGGTAGCGCAACAGACTGAACAGCAGGAACCGGAGATTGATCTTTCCATCGCCGACGCGGTAATCGATAAATACATAGATATTCCTGGCAACCTGATGCCGGTTCTTCAAGGTGTACAGGATGAATACGGGTATATTCCGCACGTGGTGGCAGACCATATTGCCGAGCGGCTGAATGTTTACCCCAGCCAGATCTATGGCGTGCTTACTTTTTACGCCCAGTTTCACCTCAAGCCGAGAGGGCGTTTCATCATTCGCGTATGCGTCGGAACCGCCTGTCACGTTTCGGGCGCTCCGCGCATCGTTGAGACCTTTTTTGACAAGCTTGGCATCGGTCATGCCGAAACCACCCCCGACCTTCGCTATACCTTTGAAAAGGTCGCCTGTCTGGGTGCCTGCGGCATGGCGCCGCTGGCCATGGTCAACGACGATACCTTCGGCAAGATGACGGTCCAGAAGGTTGACGAGATAATTGCCGAATACAACCAGCGGCCGATGAAATAG
- a CDS encoding NADH-quinone oxidoreductase subunit C — translation MAENNRAVIKLKEQFASSILEVRKFRDEVTVTVKKDDILPILSFLKQSLQYNMLTDVTAVDYLGKKDERFMLVYQLFSIANKDRLRIKAPVAEADGRIQSATQVWGTANWLEREVFDLFGIVFENHPNLTRILMTPDWEGYPLRKDYPLQGPDREPYKGRLS, via the coding sequence ATGGCAGAAAACAATCGCGCAGTAATCAAGCTGAAGGAGCAGTTCGCTTCCTCGATTCTCGAAGTGAGAAAATTTCGTGACGAGGTCACTGTCACCGTCAAGAAGGATGATATCCTGCCCATCCTCTCGTTTCTCAAGCAGTCTCTCCAGTACAACATGCTCACTGACGTGACTGCGGTTGACTACCTGGGAAAGAAGGATGAACGTTTTATGCTGGTTTACCAGCTCTTTTCCATAGCCAACAAGGATCGGCTGCGCATCAAGGCACCGGTGGCCGAGGCCGACGGGCGCATCCAGAGCGCTACCCAGGTTTGGGGGACTGCCAACTGGCTCGAACGCGAAGTCTTTGACCTGTTCGGCATCGTCTTCGAAAATCATCCCAATCTGACCCGCATCCTGATGACGCCTGATTGGGAGGGATACCCCCTGCGCAAGGATTATCCGCTCCAGGGGCCTGACCGTGAGCCGTACAAAGGGCGCCTGTCGTAG
- a CDS encoding NADH-quinone oxidoreductase subunit B, translating to MGVENPLGENIITTSLDALVNWSRKSSIWPMTFGLACCAIEMMATGASSHDLDRFGIIFRASPRQADCIIIAGTVTKKMLPVIKTVYEQMPEPKWVIAMGACACSGGVFDTYSVVQGIDEALPVDVYIPGCPPRPEALLFGIMKLQDKIMKEKNSFGSALGLGQRITSAA from the coding sequence ATGGGAGTAGAGAATCCGCTCGGCGAGAATATCATAACCACGTCGCTTGATGCGCTGGTGAACTGGTCGAGGAAGTCGTCCATCTGGCCGATGACCTTTGGTCTGGCGTGCTGTGCCATCGAGATGATGGCTACCGGCGCATCCTCCCATGACCTTGATCGTTTCGGTATCATTTTCCGTGCCTCACCGCGTCAGGCCGACTGCATCATCATTGCCGGTACGGTTACCAAGAAAATGTTGCCGGTAATCAAGACCGTGTACGAGCAGATGCCCGAGCCCAAGTGGGTGATCGCCATGGGGGCCTGTGCCTGCTCCGGTGGTGTGTTTGACACCTATAGCGTTGTTCAGGGTATCGACGAGGCGCTGCCGGTCGATGTTTACATTCCGGGTTGTCCGCCACGTCCCGAGGCGCTGCTGTTCGGCATCATGAAGCTGCAGGACAAGATCATGAAAGAGAAGAACTCGTTCGGATCCGCGCTCGGTCTGGGGCAGAGGATCACCTCCGCCGCCTGA
- the hemL gene encoding glutamate-1-semialdehyde 2,1-aminomutase, with protein MNHHRSSVLFQQAKASIPGGVNSPVRAFKSVGADPLFITRAAGCTISDEDGNSYTDYVGSWGPMILGHCHPQVVDAVKSALEKGASFGAPTKLEITLAEMVIDAVPSIEMVRMVSSGTEATMSAIRLARGFTGRDKILKFSGCYHGHADSLLVKAGSGAATFGVPDSPGVPADFAKHTLTGEYNSLASVKTLVAENPGQIACIIVEPVAGNMGTVPPREGFLEGLREICTNEGIVLIFDEVMSGFRVAYGGAQELYGITPDMTTLGKIIGGGLPVGAFGGKREIMEKLSPNGGVYQAGTLSGNPLAMSAGIATLSLLKQPGFYSALEEKSRAVADGISAAAKQAGYPIYSTRVGSMFCAFFTPGEVYDWSTAAACDTKAFSRYFLGMLEEGIYLAPSQFETAFVSAAHTDADIERTIAAAAKCFKALR; from the coding sequence ATGAATCACCACCGTTCCAGCGTGCTTTTTCAACAGGCAAAAGCATCCATCCCCGGCGGCGTCAACAGTCCGGTACGGGCATTCAAATCGGTCGGAGCCGACCCCCTTTTCATAACCAGGGCGGCCGGCTGCACGATCAGCGACGAAGACGGCAATTCTTACACTGACTATGTAGGCTCCTGGGGACCCATGATCCTGGGGCACTGCCACCCGCAGGTGGTGGATGCCGTGAAATCCGCCCTAGAAAAGGGCGCGAGCTTCGGCGCACCGACGAAGCTCGAGATTACCCTGGCCGAAATGGTTATCGATGCGGTTCCCTCCATCGAAATGGTCCGCATGGTCAGCTCCGGCACCGAGGCGACCATGAGTGCCATACGCCTTGCCCGCGGCTTCACCGGACGCGACAAGATTCTCAAGTTTTCCGGATGCTACCACGGCCATGCCGACTCACTGCTCGTCAAGGCCGGGTCCGGCGCCGCAACGTTCGGCGTACCCGATTCGCCCGGTGTGCCTGCCGATTTTGCCAAACACACCCTCACCGGAGAATACAACTCCCTCGCCTCGGTAAAAACACTGGTCGCGGAAAATCCCGGGCAGATTGCCTGCATCATCGTGGAACCCGTAGCCGGCAATATGGGAACCGTGCCTCCCCGGGAAGGCTTTCTGGAAGGACTGCGTGAGATCTGCACCAACGAAGGGATCGTTCTGATCTTTGACGAAGTGATGTCCGGATTCCGCGTCGCCTACGGCGGTGCCCAGGAACTCTATGGAATCACCCCCGACATGACCACCCTGGGCAAAATCATCGGCGGCGGACTCCCGGTGGGCGCCTTCGGCGGTAAACGCGAGATCATGGAAAAACTGTCTCCCAACGGGGGCGTGTATCAGGCCGGCACCCTTTCCGGCAACCCGCTCGCCATGAGCGCCGGCATCGCCACGCTTTCGCTGCTGAAACAACCGGGCTTTTATTCGGCACTCGAGGAGAAGAGCCGGGCCGTTGCCGACGGGATCTCCGCCGCTGCCAAACAGGCAGGCTACCCCATTTATTCCACCCGGGTAGGCAGCATGTTCTGCGCCTTCTTTACGCCGGGCGAAGTATATGACTGGTCCACCGCTGCCGCTTGCGACACCAAGGCATTCTCCCGCTATTTTCTGGGCATGCTGGAGGAAGGCATCTATCTGGCACCGTCACAGTTTGAAACCGCCTTCGTCTCGGCTGCCCATACCGACGCGGACATCGAACGCACCATTGCTGCGGCAGCCAAATGCTTTAAAGCGCTCCGGTAA